In Streptomyces nojiriensis, one genomic interval encodes:
- the coaD gene encoding pantetheine-phosphate adenylyltransferase has product MRRAVCPGSFDPIHNGHLDIIGRASRLYDVVHVAVGINESKQGLFTVDERIELIREATADYGNVQVEAFRGLLVDFCKQRDIPAIVKGLRAVSDFDYELQMAQMNMGLSGVETLFVPTIPTYSFLSSSLVKEVATWGGDVAHLLPAHVHAALLERLRNR; this is encoded by the coding sequence TTGCGCCGCGCCGTCTGTCCGGGGTCCTTCGACCCCATCCACAACGGGCACCTCGACATCATCGGACGAGCCTCCAGGCTGTACGACGTCGTGCACGTCGCCGTGGGGATCAACGAGTCGAAGCAGGGCCTGTTCACCGTCGACGAGCGGATCGAGCTGATCCGCGAGGCGACGGCCGACTACGGCAACGTCCAGGTCGAGGCCTTCCGCGGACTGCTCGTCGACTTCTGCAAGCAGCGGGACATCCCGGCCATCGTCAAGGGCCTGCGCGCGGTCAGCGACTTCGACTACGAGCTCCAGATGGCCCAGATGAACATGGGCCTGTCGGGCGTCGAGACGCTGTTCGTCCCGACCATCCCCACCTACAGCTTCCTGTCCTCCTCGCTGGTCAAGGAGGTCGCGACCTGGGGCGGCGACGTCGCCCACCTGCTGCCGGCGCACGTCCACGCGGCGCTCCTGGAGCGGCTGCGCAACCGCTGA
- a CDS encoding cell division initiation protein, whose protein sequence is MDVQKKLDEIVAAVGGARSMPMSASCVINRAELLEQLEEVRQALPGSLAQAQELIGGREQVVEEARREAERIIDAAHNQRGSLISDTEIARRSQAEADRILEEARREAEEIRAEADDYVDSKLANFEVVLTKTIGSVDRGREKLLGRGPGLDEHGYPDMDAPERSHDPETQRQQADAYVDTKLATFEAVLSKTLEAVGRGRQKLLGRVPTDDLGVHMAAQDAVGGQQSRSASDSDFLAGLAEPEPLRAQAPIPAQAEPVYDTYGYQQPAQPAAQQQDAYSYQDPYGGYPQQDPYSTAGGGSTGAAYAAHYDAQQPDPYAAYQPQAQQPSLDETSLFDTSMINLDQLRQYEQGR, encoded by the coding sequence ATGGACGTGCAGAAGAAGCTCGACGAGATCGTCGCGGCCGTCGGCGGCGCCCGGTCCATGCCCATGTCGGCCTCCTGCGTGATCAACCGCGCCGAGCTGCTCGAACAGCTCGAAGAGGTGCGCCAGGCGCTGCCCGGCTCGCTCGCGCAGGCTCAGGAGCTCATCGGCGGCCGGGAGCAGGTGGTCGAGGAGGCCCGCCGGGAGGCGGAGCGGATCATCGACGCGGCCCACAACCAGCGCGGTTCGCTGATCTCCGACACCGAGATCGCGCGGCGCTCCCAGGCCGAGGCGGACCGGATCCTGGAGGAGGCCCGCCGGGAGGCCGAGGAGATCCGGGCCGAGGCCGACGACTACGTCGACAGCAAGCTCGCGAACTTCGAGGTCGTGCTGACCAAGACCATCGGTTCGGTGGACCGGGGCCGCGAGAAGCTCCTGGGCCGCGGCCCGGGTCTGGACGAGCACGGCTACCCGGACATGGATGCGCCCGAGCGCAGTCACGACCCCGAGACGCAGCGGCAGCAGGCGGACGCCTACGTGGACACCAAGCTGGCGACCTTCGAGGCGGTGCTCTCCAAGACCCTGGAGGCCGTGGGCCGCGGCCGCCAGAAGCTCCTGGGCCGGGTCCCGACGGACGACCTGGGCGTGCACATGGCCGCGCAGGACGCGGTGGGCGGACAGCAGTCCCGCTCGGCGAGCGACTCGGACTTCCTGGCGGGCCTGGCGGAGCCGGAGCCGCTGCGCGCCCAGGCGCCGATCCCGGCGCAGGCGGAGCCCGTGTACGACACGTACGGCTACCAGCAGCCCGCCCAGCCCGCCGCCCAGCAGCAGGACGCGTACTCCTACCAGGATCCGTACGGCGGCTACCCGCAGCAGGACCCGTACTCCACCGCGGGCGGCGGCTCCACCGGAGCGGCCTACGCCGCGCACTACGACGCGCAGCAGCCCGATCCCTATGCCGCGTACCAGCCGCAGGCCCAGCAGCCCTCGCTCGACGAGACCAGCCTCTTCGACACGAGCATGATCAACCTGGACCAGCTGCGCCAGTACGAACAGGGGCGCTAG
- a CDS encoding YceD family protein, with the protein MNTRLDHRNPLVFDTHELGRRPGVMQRLSREIAAPADFGLVGVIGVPEGAPVKLSLRLESVMEGVLVTGTARASAVGECVRCLESVERELKADFQEMFSYPDADDRSRSKAEPADDAEDDEDTLFLEDGLFDLEPVLRDVVVLALPMQPVCREDCLGLCPDCGLSLNDDPDHHHDAVDIRWAALQGLVVTDQDGEKDNMSGTASDGVQGAAEKQEK; encoded by the coding sequence CTGAATACCCGCCTCGACCACCGCAACCCCCTCGTGTTCGACACGCACGAGCTGGGCCGGCGTCCTGGTGTCATGCAGCGGCTGTCCCGTGAGATCGCGGCACCGGCGGACTTCGGTCTCGTCGGCGTCATCGGAGTGCCGGAAGGCGCCCCGGTGAAGCTCAGCCTCCGCCTGGAGTCGGTCATGGAAGGGGTGCTTGTCACAGGCACCGCCCGTGCGTCGGCCGTAGGGGAGTGCGTAAGGTGTCTGGAGTCCGTCGAGCGCGAGCTCAAGGCGGACTTCCAGGAGATGTTCTCGTACCCTGACGCCGACGACCGGAGCCGCTCCAAGGCGGAACCGGCCGACGACGCCGAGGACGACGAGGACACGCTCTTCCTCGAGGACGGTTTGTTCGACCTCGAACCCGTGCTGCGGGATGTGGTGGTGCTTGCACTGCCCATGCAGCCGGTGTGCCGGGAGGACTGTCTCGGACTGTGCCCCGATTGCGGGCTCAGCCTGAACGACGACCCGGACCACCACCATGACGCCGTCGACATCCGTTGGGCGGCATTGCAAGGACTCGTCGTGACCGATCAGGACGGCGAGAAGGACAACATGAGCGGCACTGCCTCTGACGGAGTTCAGGGCGCCGCCGAGAAGCAGGAGAAGTAG
- the rpmF gene encoding 50S ribosomal protein L32, with protein sequence MAVPKRKMSRSNTRHRRSQWKAAVPTLVSCERCQEPKLQHIACPSCGTYNKRQVLEV encoded by the coding sequence GTGGCTGTTCCGAAGCGGAAGATGTCGCGCAGCAACACGCGCCACCGCCGGTCGCAGTGGAAGGCTGCGGTCCCCACCCTGGTTTCGTGCGAGCGTTGCCAGGAGCCGAAGCTCCAGCACATTGCGTGCCCGAGCTGCGGCACCTACAACAAGCGCCAGGTCCTCGAGGTCTGA
- the rnc gene encoding ribonuclease III: MSELSNAEKQADSNNAASSHTLLEGRLGYQLESALLVRALTHRSYAYENGGLPTNERLEFLGDSVLGLVVTDTLYTTHPDLPEGQLAKLRAAVVNSRALAEVGRGLELGSFIRLGRGEEGTGGRDKASILADTLEAVIGAVYLDQGLDAASELVHRLFDPLIEKSSNLGAGLDWKTSLQELTAAEGLGVPEYLVSETGPDHEKTFTAAARVGGVSYGTGTGRSKKEAEQQAAESAWRGIRAAADERTAAAAAAATAGPAGVPASAGTENGGVPTPADSAPDA; the protein is encoded by the coding sequence ATGTCTGAGCTGTCCAACGCTGAGAAGCAGGCAGACAGTAACAACGCGGCCTCGTCCCACACGCTTCTGGAAGGGCGGCTCGGGTATCAACTCGAGTCCGCCCTTCTGGTGCGTGCGCTGACCCACCGCTCGTACGCGTACGAGAACGGCGGTCTGCCCACCAACGAACGCCTGGAGTTCCTCGGGGACTCCGTGCTGGGCCTGGTGGTCACGGACACGCTGTACACGACCCACCCGGATCTCCCCGAAGGCCAGCTGGCCAAGCTTCGGGCCGCGGTGGTCAACTCGCGCGCACTGGCGGAGGTCGGACGCGGCCTCGAACTCGGCTCCTTCATCCGGCTCGGCCGGGGCGAAGAGGGCACGGGAGGCCGGGACAAGGCCTCCATCCTCGCCGACACCCTGGAAGCGGTGATCGGCGCGGTTTACCTCGATCAGGGCCTCGACGCGGCCTCGGAGCTGGTCCACCGGCTCTTCGACCCGCTCATCGAGAAGTCCTCGAACCTCGGGGCCGGCCTGGACTGGAAGACCAGTCTCCAGGAACTCACGGCGGCCGAAGGCCTTGGCGTGCCCGAGTACCTGGTCTCCGAGACCGGTCCGGACCACGAGAAGACCTTCACTGCTGCCGCTCGCGTCGGTGGTGTCTCGTACGGCACCGGCACCGGCCGCAGCAAGAAGGAAGCGGAACAGCAGGCCGCGGAGTCCGCATGGCGCGGAATCCGTGCCGCCGCGGACGAGCGGACCGCAGCCGCGGCAGCCGCCGCGACTGCCGGTCCGGCCGGGGTTCCGGCTTCGGCCGGGACCGAGAACGGCGGGGTGCCGACGCCCGCCGACTCGGCGCCGGACGCCTGA